Proteins encoded within one genomic window of Gammaproteobacteria bacterium:
- the cmoA gene encoding carboxy-S-adenosyl-L-methionine synthase CmoA, with product MGTSAAAVRDEVFREQRQQVADFRFGSEVAQVFDDMLLRSVPFYAEMQRMIAEMAGDFAVSGSNVYDLGCSTGTTLLHLHPHLPKDIRFVGVDSSPEMIEKCRQKLAEAGFDRPHEITCADLDQGCPVQNASIALLVLTLQFIRPLNRDRLLAQIHEGLNDNGCVFLVEKVIGEDSLFNRLFIEHYYEMKRRNGYSQLEISQKREALENVLVPYKLLENREMLLRAGFRHVDVFFKWYNFTGMVAVK from the coding sequence ATGGGCACGAGTGCGGCAGCGGTGCGCGACGAAGTCTTCCGCGAGCAGCGGCAACAGGTCGCCGACTTCCGGTTCGGCAGCGAGGTGGCGCAGGTCTTCGACGACATGCTGCTGCGCTCGGTGCCGTTCTATGCGGAGATGCAGCGGATGATCGCCGAGATGGCCGGCGACTTCGCCGTCAGCGGCAGCAACGTCTATGACCTCGGCTGCTCCACCGGCACCACGCTCCTGCACCTGCACCCGCACCTGCCGAAGGACATCCGCTTCGTCGGCGTCGACTCCTCGCCGGAGATGATCGAGAAGTGCCGGCAGAAGCTGGCCGAGGCAGGGTTCGACCGTCCCCACGAGATCACCTGCGCCGACCTCGACCAGGGCTGCCCGGTGCAGAACGCCTCCATTGCCCTGCTGGTGCTGACCCTGCAGTTCATCCGCCCCCTGAACCGCGACCGGCTGCTGGCGCAGATCCACGAGGGGCTCAACGACAACGGCTGCGTGTTCCTCGTCGAGAAGGTCATCGGCGAGGATTCGCTCTTCAACCGGCTGTTCATCGAGCACTACTACGAGATGAAGCGCCGCAACGGCTACAGCCAGCTGGAGATCAGCCAGAAGCGCGAGGCGCTGGAGAACGTGCTGGTGCCCTACAAGTTGCTGGAGAACCGCGAGATGCTGCTGCGCGCCGGCTTCCGCCATGTCGACGTATTCTTCAAGTGGTACAACTTCACCGGCATGGTGGCCGTCAAATGA